The Arcanobacterium pinnipediorum genome includes the window TGACATTATCTTCCCGGTTGGAATGCGCAACGAAGATACTGACTGGAGCGCGAAGGTTATTTCCCTATGTGCCTCTATAACATGGCTCGATGATAGTTTTTATGTTTATCGGCGCGGGCATGAGTATGCCCAAACATCGCATCGCCTAACCCAATCAGCGGTTGATGATCTTCAAAAAATTTTACAACGCCATCTCGATGCGAGTACCGAACTGAGTCGAGCACGTCAACAATCACTTTTTGCTTTCCTGGCATACCCATTTCTTGTCTGGATTGGGCAAGCCCAAGCTTTAGGTTTATTCACTAAGGCGGATGAAAACAAGGATCGTAACCAGTTACTCGCTCAATTTCCCAAAGTTGCACGCGAAAGCGGGCGCAAATCAGTACACTACGCATATCTGATGAGTCGTGTTATTGGCTTATCTGCGATGGTGCGTAGCCTAGGCGTGGCATTTAGAAAGAAATATCCGCATCACGTTGCAAAACGTTAATCTCTATTGAGCGAGGGTCATGATATTTAGAGACTCAAGCATATCGCGTAACGTGGGCTAACTGTTTTATCTAGTACAGTATTGTGGACTTTCATTCCCAAGATAGTTCCTGCAATGGCGTAAACTGGCTGTATCGCTTGATGAAATATAGGAGCTAGTATGTTAATCGAACCATTATCCATTGAGGGTGCTTTCCGAATCACCCCGAAGCAATTCCCTGATTCGCGCGGCTTATTCCTCGAAGCCTTCAAACAAGAAACCTTCGTTGCAGCAGTGGGCCGGGAGCTCGATGTCCAGCAGGTCAATACGTCGGTATCGAAAGCGGGCACAGTTCGCGGCATCCATTTCGCTGACGTGCCACCCTCGCAAGCAAAATATGTGATGTGCCCCCAAGGAGCCTTGCTGGATTTCGTGGTTGATATTCGCGTAGGTTCGCCAACATTTGGCCAATACGAATCGGTGCTTCTTGACGATACCGATCGTCGAGCTATCTTTATCTCGGAGGGGTTGGGTCACGCTTTTATTGCTCTTGAAGATAATACGGTGGCAACGTATTTGTGTTCTGCGCCGTATGCTCCTGGCCGCGAGCACGGTGTGAAGCCTACGTGTTCGACGTTGGGTATCCCGTGGCCAACCGTTGATCGAGCGGGTAATCCGATGGAACTTTTGCTCTCTGAAAAAGATACGGCCGCTCCGGGTTTGCGAACCGCGCAAGAGCAAGGTTTGCTTCCTTCTTATGATGAAGCAATGGCATTTATTGATTCACTGCGCAAGTAGTTTGTGTTGCTGCGCGGATGGTGAGTCTGCCTCAGGTAACATCACGGTGGTTTAACCGCTAGGTTGGGGTGGCTCAAAGCTACATGCTTTGAGCCACCCTGGGCAGACGGTAACGTTGGCGTTGGCGGTGAATCTAGCGTTGGCGGTGAATCTAGCGTTGGGCTGGCGGTGAACCGAGCTTGCCCATTCGCCGTCGGATCCCATCGCGCACACCACGGAAAATCAGGTGTGCACGCACACTTCGATCAGGACTCGTCAAGATAGTAAACGCAGCAAAACGCGTAATCCAGTAGCCGTATCTGATACGCCACGGCAACGGTAGATCTGGGTTGCGCATAAGCTCAAAAGTATTGCGGGTCAAATAATAGTTACGAATCGGGGAGTGGACGTGGATAGTCTTTTTACGACCCGTTATCTTTATGCCCTTATCTCCAAGTGAATGTGGCAGTATCACGGTTGGAATCGCCAAGAGCCGATAGCCATGCTTGCGCGCACGCATACACCACGCTAAATCAACATGGTCGATAAAATACTCGGCCGGCATGAATCCGATCTCACGCAAAACATCAGCCCGGATAAGGCACCCGGAAGCCAGTAAGAATGACACTTCAAGCGGCTCAGTAGAATCCAGCCGGATATCAGGGCGTTTAGGCCCCCACGTATGGTCGGTATAGACCAGTGGCTCATCGCCGTCGTAAGGTGTAGGGCCGACGGCGGCTACATCAAGGTCAAGGTGTAGGGCCAGGTCACCAACCAGTGTAGGTCCGGGCACTGAATCCTGATCGAAGAGAATAACCCCGCGTGCCCCACGTCGCAACGCCATATCAATTCCAATGTTTTGCGCTGCACCAATCCCAACGTTTTTCTGCAACGGCAATAGTTGAGCCTGATTCTCGTCGCACGCCACAACCAGATGCTGTGGCGTCACCTCAGAATTATCGACCACAATAACTGCGCCGCACTGGCTCGCAAGGCTGGCGATTAACTCAGTAACATCAAGTGGATGATATGTGACGACGACGGCGAAAATAGCCGACGAATCCACCTTAGGCGTTCTTTCCGCGAGCTAGAACGCTCATGAGGTATTCACCGTAACCAGATTTACGTAGCGGTTCGGCGCGTTCGGCCAGTTCGTCGTCGGTGAGGAAGCCCATGCGCCACGCAACTTCTTCAGGGCAACCGATCTTCAAACCTTGGCGGGCTTCGACGGTGCGCACGAAAGAGGTAGCGTCAGCAAGCGAATCGAAAGTGCCAGTATCTAGCCATGCAGTACCCCGAGGCAGAACTTCGACCGTGAGGCGACCTTCGCGTAAATAGTGTTTGTTTATGTCGGTGATTTCGTATTCGCCGCGCGGCGAAGGTTGTAGATGTGATGCGATCTCTACGACGTCGTTATCGTAGAAGTACAAGCCTGGAACAGCATAATTGGACTTTGGTTGCGTGGGCTTTTCTTCGATTGATAATGCCCGGAATTCGTCATCAAATTCGACGACGCCGTAGCGGTGAGGATCATCGACATGGTAGGCGAATACTGCGCCACCGTTGGGGTTGATGTGGCGGCGCAACCGGGTTCCCATTCCTGGGCCGTAGAAGATGTTGTCTCCTAAAACCAGGGCTGCGGGTTCGTTGCCAATGAACTCTGCACCGAGTACGAACGCTTGTGCTAGTCCGTTGGGTTCGTGTTGTTGTACATAGGAGAGGTTGACCCCGAGCTGGGAGCCATCGCCGAGCAGACGCTGGAAACTAGCAGCATCGTGTGGGGTGGTGATGACGAGGATGTCTTGGATGCCGGCGAGCATGAGGGTGGTCATCGGATAGTAGATCATGGGTTTGTCATACACTGGAACAAGTTGCTTCGAAATGCCCTGTGTGATGGGGTGAAGCCGGGTTCCGGAGCCACCTGCCAAAATAATGCCACGCATAGTTCAACCTTCTTCCTTTTCGATAGCGTTCTTGGTGTGCTATCTGCTACGTATGCTTACTATTATGACCCATATTTGGATCAACTGGGAGTCAACGAGGTAATAACACGAAAATCGGTGTATTTCGCAGTGTCGCATGTGTTGTGCGCACGAAATACACCGACTTTCTAGGTGTTATAGGTTCATTGACGTGAACGTATAAACCTTAATTGGCATCTTTGTTTTCGATGTTTTCAGCAACCTCGAGTGGGGTTGGAATATCAGAATCGGAGACCTTTTCTACCATATCCTCAGCAACGTCTTGTGCTGTGGAAGCCATCTCGGAGACTTTCTCTTCGACCTTGCTTTCTGCCTCGTTCACCTTTTCGCCTGCTTCGTTGAGCTTTTCTTCAACGGTGTTCAAAGCTTCATCGCTAGGAACAGTGAGATCTTCCCAGTAGGCATCTGCCCATGGATCTTCAACGGGCTTCGAGCGTGCCCATGCTAGATAGGCTGCGCCAAGAGCTGCGCCTACAACGAGGGTAAGGCCAACGAACTTCTTGCTGCCGGATTTCTTCTCGTTCTTCTTTGCCAGCTTCATAGCTTTCTTCTCAGCTTTCTTAGCCAGCTTATTGGCCTTCTTTAATTCACGGCGTGAAAGAGTTACTGCCTTGGTGGCATGTTCATCGGCTGAGGCTTTGATTTCTGCCAAAGCTGCGTTTGCTGCCCGCTTTGCGCGTGGCAGATAATCTTCCTTAACCCGATCGGCACTTTCAGCAACGAAAGACTGGGCTTCATCAACGTATGGGCGAGCAGCTGTAACTGCTTCTTCGACGTAGGGCTTAGCTTTCGTGACTGCCTCTTCAACTAGTGGGCGTGTGCGCTCGTAGGCTTCACGTGCGGCGAGATTTGCTCGCGCAACCGCATCTTGAGCAACTGGAACGAGCTTCTCAGCGGCTTCTTCGATTCGCGGTTCTGCCCATGTGCGGGACGTATTGTATGTATCGGCAACCTTCGCTAGGAAAGATCCGGTTGCTGTAGCAGCCTGCTCTTTGAGCTTCGTTGCTTCTTGTGCTGCCTTTGTTGCGGCAGTCTCGCGCTTAAAGAAAGACATTGCACCACCTCCAAGTTGTGTCGCTATGAATTGTTCGTAGCGAGCTTTCTATTGTGTCTATTGTTTCACGAAATAGCGATGTGTTGCATTCAAACAGGCAATATTGAGTGATCTTGTTCGCGCTGAACCGAATTATCGGTGTATGTAACTGAGGTATCGGTGTTATCGGTGTATGTAACTGAGGTATCGGTGTTATCGGTGTATGTAACTGATGTATCGGCGTCGATGGGGGATTTTCGCTCTTAGCCACTGAAGTTGTGTTCGTAGTGGCTCGCGGGGCGCAGGTGTGCAAGGATGGGACTATGAAAGCATTAATGACAACTTCAGTTGGTAATATCTCCCTCGAACTCTTCGCACAGCAAGCTCCGCAAACGGTTGCAAACTTCACCGAACTCGCTACTGGAAAGCGGGAATGGACTGATCCAGCTACTGGGGAAAAGTCTACTGAGCCGTTGTATAACGGCACGATTTTCCATCGCGTTATTGACGGTTTTATGATCCAAGGCGGCGATCCGCTCGGTACTGGTACTGGCGGGCCAGGATACGTCTTTGATGATGAAATCTCTGCAGAGCTTACTTTCGATGAGCCATACCTGTTGGCTATGGCCAATGCAGGTAAGCGCATGGGTAAGGGAACTAACGGTTCTCAGTTCTTCATCACTGTTGCGCCAACTCCTTGGCTACATGGAGCCCACACTATTTTCGGCAAAGTTATCGATGATGAATCCAAGGCGGTAGTCGATAAGATCGCTACTACTCAAACTGGGCCAATGGATCGCCCTGTTGAGCCAATCATGATTGAATCTATCACCATCTCTGAGTGATTGATATTCTCACATAAACCACTCTATTCCTGCCCCGCATTGATGCGGGGCAGGAATAGTTTTTAACGTAAGCGAGTGTTTATGAATAAGGTCGATATTCCACCAGTAACAGCTGTGATGAGTGGACTGTGTGTTTTAGCGTCTTTGGTAACTTATATGTTTTCCGATGTGCTCTATGATTACGCCTTTGTTCCTGCGCTGGTGAATGTAGAGCCTTGGCGTATTCTCACCGGTGCTTTTTTGCATAGCGGGATACTGCATTTGGGGTTTAACGTGATGTCCTTGATGTTCTTGGGGGCAGAGCTAGAGCCGGTGCTGAAGAAATTCTGGTTTACTGGGCTGTATCTTGCCAGTGCGATTGGTGGCCACGGCGCAGTTTATTTGTGGGTTTTGTGGACTGGCCAGTGGAATGTCGTCACTGTGGGTGCTTCGGGAGCAATCTTCGGCCTTTTCGGCGCTCTTGTTGTACTGACCCGAGCCCTAAAATCTAATATGCGCGCGATACTTGTTTTGCTGGGAATTAACGTCATGCTTGCGATAACAACTCCGAGCATTTCTTGGCAGGCGCATCTGGGCGGATTTATTACCGGGGCGCTTATCGCTGCTATGTGGTGGCGACTCAATCGCCGTCCAAAAAAGATGCACGGCGGATGGTAGTAAGGCACTGCGTGTCTTACAGTGCTAGTGGCGTGTTTAGGTGGCTCGAAGGATATTTGTGTTTTAGCTTCACCATTGCGTGTACTACCCAACTCTACGATGTGTTCGGGGTATGGATCAGCTGAGCGATGCGTTTTCGTCCAGTGTATAGACGAAAACATATCCGTCACGCAACTTTTGGTGTGAGCCCGGCTTAACTACCGGCCCGTCCATCTAGTTACCGGCTCGGCAACCAAACAATTCACCTAAATCTCACATCAGCTCTCTTACGCCGCATTCAAACACCACTTTCTGTCGATTGTCAGCCTTTCTAGGTCCATCTCGGCTATCAATCGCACTCGTTAAACCCATCTCGACTGCCACTCAGTGCTTCCAGAGCCTATTTCAGCTACTATCCAGCCTGTTTCCAGCCGTGATAAGACGAGAAGTTGTGCCGAAACCGGGGTATTTGGGGTGATGTCCCCGTATATGAGGACATCGCCCCAAATACCCCGGTTTTGAAACAAGCCAACCCCATCACCAGCCTTGAAAATCCGACATTTCAGAATAAAACCGGGTTTGATTGGCCGGCTGAGGCTGTTTACGTAGATTGCTGAGGGTGAGCAGGCAGGAAACGCGATAGTTATGGGATGGTAGGCAGGAAAAACGGCAACTGTGCAGATTGTGCCCGGTGGCAACTGCGTGGATTAGGCCAAGTTGATTTCAGGCAGATGGCATCCATTTGATTTCAGGCAGATGGCATCCATCTATAACAGTGGTAGCATGACAACACGAAATAGTGGGCGAAGGTGAATAACCTTTGCCCACTATACCGATTAGGTAACAGGGTGAAGCTACTTCCAGCCCATCGTCATTAAGAAGCCCACCATCATCAAACCAATGCCAACAAACAAGTTGCCGTTGCCGAAACCTGGGATAGGGGCTTGGCCGTGTGATACATAGGCGGTAACAACAACGATCAAACCAATGACGGCTAAGGCCACCATTACGGGTGCCCACCACTGTGGGGAACGTTGAAGTTGTGGGGCTGGACGCTCTTGCTGCTGACGCGAAGCAGCAATTCGGCGCTCTTCAACCTTCTTACGTTTCTTAGATTCAGGCATATTTTCCTCGCTCAAAGTGAAACTAACTAGTATAAGACTATCGGTATATGAGCTTACACGGTAGTTTTAAAGGAGATATACCCGTATAGTGAGCAAAAGAAAAGTAATTTGAAGGAGTCAACCATTGGCACAAGATACTGAACTATCTGAAGTAGCCCTTCCGCCACGGCGCCGATCTGCGCTACCGCGCGAGTCGCGGGTACTCGTGGGGAGCGATGCAGGGCAACGTGTTGATGGAGCCTTTGACGTTGCTCCAACGATTGAACATCACGAAACACAACCTACCGAGCAGCTAACACCGCAGCGCCGGAAAAAAGGAATCTTTTCGATCGTTTTAGGAGTTATCGGGGAGATCCTGATTACTTTTGGATTAATCGTTGCGGGTTTTATTGTGTGGCAGCTATGGTGGACCTCCGTTGTTGCAAACCAGGTACAAAGCGAACAGCTCGATGACTTCGCAAAACTGAACGGGACAGCACCAACTGTGGTTGCCCAGCCAGTGCAAACCGATCCGCCACCGTTTACCCTTAATCCGGGGCACGGGCAGATGTTCGGCGTTGTCCATTTCCCATCATTTGGCAAGGCCGCAACCCGTACCATGACCGAAGGAACCACGAACTGGGACATCCTTGATAACGGCGGATTCGGCCACTACGAAGGAACAGCATGGCCGGGCGAGATTGGGAACTTCTCTATGGCTGCTCATCGTCGTGGCAACGGTGATGCCTTGATGTTCGTTGAAGAATTCGAACCAGGCGATCCCATTATCGTCGAGACTGCCGACGCGTTTTACGTCTACCGTATGACAGACCATGAGCTTGTTACCCCAGATAAAGTACGCGTGGTGTCCCCTGATCCATATAAGGCGCGTGAAGCTGAAGAAAATGGTACCCAAGTTACGGAATCTCCTTCGAAGCGCTTAATCACTCTCACCACCTGTCACCCGCAATACACTTCAACACATCGGTGGATCGTGCACGGCGAGTTAGACTATTCGATCCTACGCTCAGAGGGTATGCCCAAAGAATTGCTTGAGATGAATGCGAAGGAAGGCTGATAGATGTATTACGGATTATGGCGACTCTTGCCCGGGCCGAAATGGTTTAAAGCACTCGAAATGTTAGCCTTGTTGGCTGGAGTTATTTATCTGCTCTTCACGTATCTGTATCCGTGGATTTACTACACCACTGGCTGGTTTGATAACACCGTGGGTTAAAGCCAGTGAGCCTGGCTAAGCGAGCCCAGTTACGGAACCAGCCCTAACAACACCAGCCCTAGCAAGGTTGTGGGTCAGTACTTTCACGTACTGACCCACAACCTTGCTATGTTCTCCCAATATTTAGACCGGGTTACGGATTAGACCTACCGGGTTGGTTTGAATCGCCTGGATTGCTTGGGTTATTAGGTCGAGTTCCCGTATTTGAACCGGAATTTGGATTTTCGGTATCGTCGCCATTACCGGTCGAATTATCGCTCGGCGGATCAGGATTCGACGGCGGTAAAACCGGTTGGGAAGGTTTCTTAGCAACCCAGAGCGTCACCTTAGTATCATAAGGCACCGTTCCTGCCTGCGGTTCCATGTTGAATACCGTGCCTTCTGGGAATTGCGGATTTTCCGAAGTCACAACAGTTACCGATGGAATCTTGAGTGTATCGGTGAGATAGGCTTCGGCAAC containing:
- a CDS encoding rhomboid family intramembrane serine protease; its protein translation is MNKVDIPPVTAVMSGLCVLASLVTYMFSDVLYDYAFVPALVNVEPWRILTGAFLHSGILHLGFNVMSLMFLGAELEPVLKKFWFTGLYLASAIGGHGAVYLWVLWTGQWNVVTVGASGAIFGLFGALVVLTRALKSNMRAILVLLGINVMLAITTPSISWQAHLGGFITGALIAAMWWRLNRRPKKMHGGW
- a CDS encoding dTDP-4-dehydrorhamnose 3,5-epimerase family protein, with the translated sequence MLIEPLSIEGAFRITPKQFPDSRGLFLEAFKQETFVAAVGRELDVQQVNTSVSKAGTVRGIHFADVPPSQAKYVMCPQGALLDFVVDIRVGSPTFGQYESVLLDDTDRRAIFISEGLGHAFIALEDNTVATYLCSAPYAPGREHGVKPTCSTLGIPWPTVDRAGNPMELLLSEKDTAAPGLRTAQEQGLLPSYDEAMAFIDSLRK
- the rfbA gene encoding glucose-1-phosphate thymidylyltransferase RfbA; its protein translation is MRGIILAGGSGTRLHPITQGISKQLVPVYDKPMIYYPMTTLMLAGIQDILVITTPHDAASFQRLLGDGSQLGVNLSYVQQHEPNGLAQAFVLGAEFIGNEPAALVLGDNIFYGPGMGTRLRRHINPNGGAVFAYHVDDPHRYGVVEFDDEFRALSIEEKPTQPKSNYAVPGLYFYDNDVVEIASHLQPSPRGEYEITDINKHYLREGRLTVEVLPRGTAWLDTGTFDSLADATSFVRTVEARQGLKIGCPEEVAWRMGFLTDDELAERAEPLRKSGYGEYLMSVLARGKNA
- a CDS encoding apolipoprotein A1/A4/E family protein, producing the protein MSFFKRETAATKAAQEATKLKEQAATATGSFLAKVADTYNTSRTWAEPRIEEAAEKLVPVAQDAVARANLAAREAYERTRPLVEEAVTKAKPYVEEAVTAARPYVDEAQSFVAESADRVKEDYLPRAKRAANAALAEIKASADEHATKAVTLSRRELKKANKLAKKAEKKAMKLAKKNEKKSGSKKFVGLTLVVGAALGAAYLAWARSKPVEDPWADAYWEDLTVPSDEALNTVEEKLNEAGEKVNEAESKVEEKVSEMASTAQDVAEDMVEKVSDSDIPTPLEVAENIENKDAN
- a CDS encoding glycosyltransferase family 2 protein; protein product: MDSSAIFAVVVTYHPLDVTELIASLASQCGAVIVVDNSEVTPQHLVVACDENQAQLLPLQKNVGIGAAQNIGIDMALRRGARGVILFDQDSVPGPTLVGDLALHLDLDVAAVGPTPYDGDEPLVYTDHTWGPKRPDIRLDSTEPLEVSFLLASGCLIRADVLREIGFMPAEYFIDHVDLAWCMRARKHGYRLLAIPTVILPHSLGDKGIKITGRKKTIHVHSPIRNYYLTRNTFELMRNPDLPLPWRIRYGYWITRFAAFTILTSPDRSVRAHLIFRGVRDGIRRRMGKLGSPPAQR
- a CDS encoding class E sortase, which produces MAQDTELSEVALPPRRRSALPRESRVLVGSDAGQRVDGAFDVAPTIEHHETQPTEQLTPQRRKKGIFSIVLGVIGEILITFGLIVAGFIVWQLWWTSVVANQVQSEQLDDFAKLNGTAPTVVAQPVQTDPPPFTLNPGHGQMFGVVHFPSFGKAATRTMTEGTTNWDILDNGGFGHYEGTAWPGEIGNFSMAAHRRGNGDALMFVEEFEPGDPIIVETADAFYVYRMTDHELVTPDKVRVVSPDPYKAREAEENGTQVTESPSKRLITLTTCHPQYTSTHRWIVHGELDYSILRSEGMPKELLEMNAKEG
- a CDS encoding peptidylprolyl isomerase yields the protein MKALMTTSVGNISLELFAQQAPQTVANFTELATGKREWTDPATGEKSTEPLYNGTIFHRVIDGFMIQGGDPLGTGTGGPGYVFDDEISAELTFDEPYLLAMANAGKRMGKGTNGSQFFITVAPTPWLHGAHTIFGKVIDDESKAVVDKIATTQTGPMDRPVEPIMIESITISE
- a CDS encoding cell division protein CrgA, which encodes MPESKKRKKVEERRIAASRQQQERPAPQLQRSPQWWAPVMVALAVIGLIVVVTAYVSHGQAPIPGFGNGNLFVGIGLMMVGFLMTMGWK